A portion of the Cryptomeria japonica chromosome 5, Sugi_1.0, whole genome shotgun sequence genome contains these proteins:
- the LOC131075175 gene encoding protein EDS1 isoform X6, which yields MDVDLLNPPKFSVGQELANFLATCEILLKAWKAICSISKNREDSFLLIKDEDVVYVIFPSFHNEDFIASDSKYGECNIKNQKIFSAGLKGNDDKPALVHKGALNRFLHILENSDFKAKMQDLKEQNIIFVGHSIGGAVAALATIWFLEKRLRNSNSFCITFGAPLFGNATIQEAIGREDWLGRFCHVVCKYDIVPRMYLAPYESIAKPLDAIVPHWRSKMGIDCVDVSHLSMSEACMTILNNVLKCTSTVANNYPGVRSPYVPIGTYMFCSTRGAACFEDSEAVLKLLHFSMQCQEGIPFDQIAGTCISEHTDYGCMLEGIDEALLNARQFANFVSNSSFEIGIALELEAIGVGAQDNHAFFALKKAGEAKNEQEMNTEKLNVKLSKNQSHMAELEWYKTRCKDSNTGYYDAFKQHDQKKDFHVNLARTNLGDFWDEIVEMEEKHVLPSDFRTRNKWINAGTTYRRLGEPLDIAYHCRTDKGNKSFLSDGVRPHRHIVLEKWMIEKEQTRTGRGKRGRTNFASLSEDSVFWARLEEACKASVRPQQEEFEAYVWTMITNKSISVEVFLEQSSFMKWWQQYSQIQLQSPQWRSSSPLFNFMANQSWN from the exons ATGGATGTAGATTTGCTAAACCCTCCAAA GTTCAGTGTTGGCCAGGAGCTTGCAAATTTCTTAGCTACCTGTGAGATCCTTCTCAAGGCTTGGAAGGCCATATGTAGTATTTCCAAAAATAGAGAAGATAGTTTTCTTCTGATAAAAGATGAAGACGTAGTATATGTGATCTTCCCTTCGTTTCATAACGAAGATTTCATTGCGTCAGATAGCAAATATGGAGAGTGTAATATCAAGAATCAAAAAATCTTCTCTGCCGGCCTAAAGGGTAATGATGATAAACCGGCCCTTGTTCACAAGGGAGCTCTGAACCGATTCCTCCATATTCTGGAAAATTCAGATTTCAAGGCCAAG ATGCAAGATTTAAAAGAACAAAACATCATATTTGTGGGTCATTCCATAGGAGGTGCAGTTGCAGCCCTGGCCACTATCTGGTTTCTAGAAAAGCGGTTGAGAAACTCCAATTCCTTTTGCATTACATTTGGTGCTCCTTTGTTTGGCAACGCCACAATTCAGGAGGCAATTGGGCGCGAGGATTGGTTGGGCAGATTTTGTCATGTTGTCTGCAAGTATGATATTGTTCCTAGGATGTACCTTGCACCATATGAATCAATTGCCAAGCCTTTGGATGCAATTGTACCTCACTGGCGGAGCAAAATGGGCATTGACTGTGTTGATGTATCTCATCTTTCTATGTCGGAAGCTTGCATGACCATTCTTAACAATGTCCTGAAGTGCACATCTACAGTAGCAAACAATTACCCTGGTGTTAGAAGCCCGTATGTACCCATCGGTACTTACATGTTCTGTTCAACCCGTGGTGCAGCTTGTTTTGAGGACTCTGAAGCTGTCCTTAAGTTGCTGCATTTCAGTATGCAATGCCAAGAAGGAATACCATTCGATCAAATTGCAGGCACCTGTATTTCAGAGCACACAGATTATGGCTGTATGCTGGAAGGTATCGATGAAGCCTTGCTAAATGCAAGACAGTTTGCAAACTTTGTTTCAAACTCCTCCTTTGAGATTGGAATAGCCTTGGAATTGGAAGCAATCGGTGTTGGAGCTCAG GACAATCATGCATTTTTTGCACTCAAGAAAGCTGGAGAGGCGAAAAATGAGCAAGAAATGAACACCGAGAAACTCAATGTGAAGTTGAGCAAGAACCAAAGTCATATGGCAGAGTTGGAATGGTATAAAACGCGTTGTAAGGACAGCAACACTGGCTATTATGATGCTTTCAAACAGCATGACCAAAAGAAAGATTTTCATGTAAATTTGGCCAGAACAAACTTGGGAGATTTCTGGGATGAGATTGTTGAGATGGAAGAGAAGCATGTGTTGCCCAGTGACTTCCGAACCAGAAATAAATGGATCAATGCTGGCACTACATATAGAAGACTTGGAGAGCCTTTGGACATTGCATATCACTGCCGTACAGATAAGGGAAACAAAAGCTTTCTTTCAGATGGGGTCCGACCGCATCGTCACATTGTTCTGGAGAAATGGATGATAGAAAAGGAGCAAACTCGCACTGGTAGAGGAAAAAGAGGCCGGAcaaattttgcatccttatctGAGGACTCGGTATTTTGGGCTCGTTTGGAAGAGGCTTGTAAAGCCTCGGTAAGACCCCAACAAGAGGAGTTCGAAGCATACGTTTGGACTATGATCACAAATAAGAGTATTTCTGTTGAGGTATTTTTGGAGCAGAGTAGCTTCATGAAATGGTGGCAGCAATACAGTCAGATTCAACTTCAATCCCCACAGTGGAGATCAAGCTCTCCCTTGTTCAATTTCATGGCAAATCAGAGTTGGAACTAG
- the LOC131075175 gene encoding protein EDS1B isoform X5 codes for MDVDLLNPPKFSVGQELANFLATCEILLKAWKAICSISKNREDSFLLIKDEDVVYVIFPSFHNEDFIASDSKYGECNIKNQKIFSAGLKGNDDKPALVHKGALNRFLHILENSDFKAKMQDLKEQNIIFVGHSIGGAVAALATIWFLEKRLRNSNSFCITFGAPLFGNATIQEAIGREDWLGRFCHVVCKYDIVPRMYLAPYESIAKPLDAIVPHWRSKMGIDCVDVSHLSMSEACMTILNNVLKCTSTVANNYPGVRSPYVPIGTYMFCSTRGAACFEDSEAVLKLLHFSMQCQEGIPFDQIAGTCISEHTDYGCMLEGIDEALLNARQFANFVSNSSFEIGIALELEAIGVGAQQDNHAFFALKKAGEAKNEQEMNTEKLNVKLSKNQSHMAELEWYKTRCKDSNTGYYDAFKQHDQKKDFHVNLARTNLGDFWDEIVEMEEKHVLPSDFRTRNKWINAGTTYRRLGEPLDIAYHCRTDKGNKSFLSDGVRPHRHIVLEKWMIEKEQTRTGRGKRGRTNFASLSEDSVFWARLEEACKASVRPQQEEFEAYVWTMITNKSISVEVFLEQSSFMKWWQQYSQIQLQSPQWRSSSPLFNFMANQSWN; via the exons ATGGATGTAGATTTGCTAAACCCTCCAAA GTTCAGTGTTGGCCAGGAGCTTGCAAATTTCTTAGCTACCTGTGAGATCCTTCTCAAGGCTTGGAAGGCCATATGTAGTATTTCCAAAAATAGAGAAGATAGTTTTCTTCTGATAAAAGATGAAGACGTAGTATATGTGATCTTCCCTTCGTTTCATAACGAAGATTTCATTGCGTCAGATAGCAAATATGGAGAGTGTAATATCAAGAATCAAAAAATCTTCTCTGCCGGCCTAAAGGGTAATGATGATAAACCGGCCCTTGTTCACAAGGGAGCTCTGAACCGATTCCTCCATATTCTGGAAAATTCAGATTTCAAGGCCAAG ATGCAAGATTTAAAAGAACAAAACATCATATTTGTGGGTCATTCCATAGGAGGTGCAGTTGCAGCCCTGGCCACTATCTGGTTTCTAGAAAAGCGGTTGAGAAACTCCAATTCCTTTTGCATTACATTTGGTGCTCCTTTGTTTGGCAACGCCACAATTCAGGAGGCAATTGGGCGCGAGGATTGGTTGGGCAGATTTTGTCATGTTGTCTGCAAGTATGATATTGTTCCTAGGATGTACCTTGCACCATATGAATCAATTGCCAAGCCTTTGGATGCAATTGTACCTCACTGGCGGAGCAAAATGGGCATTGACTGTGTTGATGTATCTCATCTTTCTATGTCGGAAGCTTGCATGACCATTCTTAACAATGTCCTGAAGTGCACATCTACAGTAGCAAACAATTACCCTGGTGTTAGAAGCCCGTATGTACCCATCGGTACTTACATGTTCTGTTCAACCCGTGGTGCAGCTTGTTTTGAGGACTCTGAAGCTGTCCTTAAGTTGCTGCATTTCAGTATGCAATGCCAAGAAGGAATACCATTCGATCAAATTGCAGGCACCTGTATTTCAGAGCACACAGATTATGGCTGTATGCTGGAAGGTATCGATGAAGCCTTGCTAAATGCAAGACAGTTTGCAAACTTTGTTTCAAACTCCTCCTTTGAGATTGGAATAGCCTTGGAATTGGAAGCAATCGGTGTTGGAGCTCAG CAGGACAATCATGCATTTTTTGCACTCAAGAAAGCTGGAGAGGCGAAAAATGAGCAAGAAATGAACACCGAGAAACTCAATGTGAAGTTGAGCAAGAACCAAAGTCATATGGCAGAGTTGGAATGGTATAAAACGCGTTGTAAGGACAGCAACACTGGCTATTATGATGCTTTCAAACAGCATGACCAAAAGAAAGATTTTCATGTAAATTTGGCCAGAACAAACTTGGGAGATTTCTGGGATGAGATTGTTGAGATGGAAGAGAAGCATGTGTTGCCCAGTGACTTCCGAACCAGAAATAAATGGATCAATGCTGGCACTACATATAGAAGACTTGGAGAGCCTTTGGACATTGCATATCACTGCCGTACAGATAAGGGAAACAAAAGCTTTCTTTCAGATGGGGTCCGACCGCATCGTCACATTGTTCTGGAGAAATGGATGATAGAAAAGGAGCAAACTCGCACTGGTAGAGGAAAAAGAGGCCGGAcaaattttgcatccttatctGAGGACTCGGTATTTTGGGCTCGTTTGGAAGAGGCTTGTAAAGCCTCGGTAAGACCCCAACAAGAGGAGTTCGAAGCATACGTTTGGACTATGATCACAAATAAGAGTATTTCTGTTGAGGTATTTTTGGAGCAGAGTAGCTTCATGAAATGGTGGCAGCAATACAGTCAGATTCAACTTCAATCCCCACAGTGGAGATCAAGCTCTCCCTTGTTCAATTTCATGGCAAATCAGAGTTGGAACTAG